One Mycolicibacterium pulveris genomic region harbors:
- a CDS encoding CofD/YvcK family protein, translating into MSICGHTQHAPATRHSVALIGGRKSVGLATELTALEIPVIAVANTGSDRGTHRPDVSAFRAASLPVMAVTDDPNPTTVVVAGLGELAADAWVADGRPGRLLAVRLAGRARARPDTVNAILQAGATVLGPDDADLVIDPVLKVLAVSKVRLPRPVIAVGHGHHRFEGTADVMVEVDADPTAQALAVRDALQTVMASHDTHAQTGAEARTS; encoded by the coding sequence ATGTCGATCTGCGGCCACACACAACATGCGCCGGCGACACGTCACTCGGTCGCGCTGATCGGCGGCCGCAAATCCGTCGGTCTCGCAACCGAGTTGACGGCGCTCGAGATCCCGGTGATCGCAGTCGCCAACACAGGCTCGGACCGAGGTACCCATCGACCCGACGTCAGTGCCTTTCGCGCTGCATCACTTCCGGTTATGGCCGTGACCGATGACCCCAATCCGACGACCGTCGTGGTGGCCGGCCTGGGTGAGCTGGCGGCCGACGCCTGGGTCGCGGATGGGCGACCGGGGCGGCTGCTTGCTGTGCGGCTGGCGGGACGTGCTCGAGCGCGACCGGACACCGTGAACGCTATCTTGCAAGCGGGTGCGACGGTACTGGGCCCCGACGACGCAGATCTCGTGATCGATCCGGTTCTGAAGGTGTTGGCGGTGTCAAAGGTCCGATTGCCCCGACCTGTCATAGCGGTCGGTCACGGACATCACCGGTTCGAAGGAACGGCTGACGTCATGGTCGAGGTCGACGCCGACCCCACGGCGCAGGCACTGGCAGTTCGCGACGCCCTACAGACGGTGATGGCTTCGCACGACACTCACGCGCAGACCGGCGCCGAAGCGCGGACGTCGTGA
- a CDS encoding cupin domain-containing protein yields MAYEPKTWRLSDYQAGATKPDALDPQTSGDLWKIWDVARHDSVHCLYAVVNAGNRTGAHTHPDANHYTVVIKGTALVWIEGTIVRLEEGDIVSIPTGVLHDFGADTTGECWVVDLTTPPFDPEKMQFDPSREAEIAEAFQAAMTPRP; encoded by the coding sequence ATGGCCTACGAGCCCAAGACCTGGCGATTGAGCGACTACCAGGCGGGAGCCACGAAACCCGACGCGCTCGACCCACAGACGTCCGGCGACCTCTGGAAGATCTGGGACGTGGCACGACACGACAGCGTGCACTGCTTGTACGCAGTGGTGAATGCGGGTAACCGCACCGGAGCCCACACTCATCCCGACGCGAACCACTACACGGTGGTCATCAAGGGCACGGCGTTGGTGTGGATCGAGGGCACGATCGTGCGCCTCGAAGAAGGCGATATCGTCAGTATTCCCACTGGCGTGCTTCACGACTTCGGTGCCGACACCACCGGCGAGTGCTGGGTGGTTGATCTGACCACACCGCCGTTCGACCCGGAGAAGATGCAATTCGACCCGTCTCGTGAGGCTGAGATCGCTGAGGCTTTCCAGGCGGCGATGACCCCGCGGCCCTGA
- a CDS encoding acyl-CoA dehydrogenase: MALTTEQSEMQQSVRELLARLVSRELLDDVERGSRPATTDTRWKKLTDVGLPGLFIPEHAGGSGASNVDVAVIAAELGRVLCPDPIMTVWDATEVLLCAGTGAKYVGAVAAGAMRPVLAVADEAGCWSNTVSPVRMQDDRVFGDVVFVEAADVATHFIVRSSTGSDTSLQLVAADDDGVLIAPMDAMVGRWWWRVEFRGARATQLTRDWNDVRDARWPIWMRIAAWCGGASQRLIEDTADYAKKRVQFGVPIGSFQAVQHNLASAAIAAAEVNNLAFTAAAALDAGETDAALLSAAAVTHGGDGFVSVARRCHQTWGGVGFCTESHVHHFSRRAKLVQQSRGGRPEHLEAFMDELTKAGTIRRATGTRGDTDGLARFRAEVREFACKSDDPVIAKQGTFPQGDTPEKRAFIRRLGERGWLGLAWPHSYGGAGLDARFQLVLQQELEYYSLPSASIEVGMVGPTLLRHGSDELKKEFLSRITRGELNVALGYSEPNAGSDLAALSLRAERKGDEYVLNGQKMYTSAAHFADVIWLACRTGGPGSGHRGISILIVDADAPGISISELATLGTHRTNVVYFDDVHVPVARRVGAENEGWRYIMEALDLERLTGFPTGGFLRDTDRLIEWYSENAGARTPEVRRRIAEIALRSLGAFSHAEHAMDVLAQHGVPTADATMLKVAVTEARQEHADAFLALMGPRALLRGENGILAGHFEEVWRDEIITTIAGGANEIQRNIIAQRLLGLPRQ, encoded by the coding sequence GTGGCACTGACCACCGAGCAATCAGAGATGCAGCAATCTGTGCGAGAGTTACTCGCCCGCCTGGTATCTCGCGAATTGCTCGATGATGTTGAGCGGGGATCGAGACCTGCGACGACGGACACCCGATGGAAGAAGCTGACTGATGTCGGCCTCCCCGGTCTTTTCATCCCGGAGCACGCGGGTGGGTCCGGGGCTTCCAACGTCGACGTCGCTGTCATCGCGGCGGAGCTGGGCCGAGTGCTTTGTCCCGATCCGATCATGACGGTGTGGGACGCCACCGAGGTGCTGCTGTGCGCGGGTACCGGGGCTAAGTACGTCGGTGCCGTCGCTGCGGGAGCGATGCGGCCCGTTCTGGCCGTTGCCGATGAGGCCGGATGTTGGTCGAACACCGTGTCGCCGGTTCGGATGCAGGACGATCGAGTCTTCGGCGACGTGGTGTTTGTGGAAGCAGCCGATGTGGCAACGCATTTCATTGTGCGGAGCTCGACAGGATCGGATACTTCGCTGCAGCTCGTCGCAGCCGACGACGATGGCGTTCTCATCGCGCCGATGGACGCAATGGTAGGCCGCTGGTGGTGGAGGGTGGAGTTCCGTGGCGCACGTGCCACCCAACTCACCCGCGACTGGAACGACGTTCGAGACGCCCGATGGCCGATATGGATGCGGATCGCCGCCTGGTGCGGAGGAGCATCGCAACGACTCATCGAAGACACCGCGGACTACGCGAAGAAACGGGTGCAGTTCGGCGTGCCGATCGGGTCCTTCCAAGCGGTCCAACACAACCTCGCGAGTGCGGCGATCGCGGCCGCCGAGGTCAACAACCTTGCGTTCACCGCAGCTGCCGCCCTCGACGCCGGCGAAACAGATGCGGCCCTTCTCTCAGCGGCCGCCGTTACCCACGGAGGAGATGGCTTCGTCAGCGTTGCGCGCCGGTGCCATCAAACATGGGGAGGCGTCGGGTTTTGCACCGAGTCGCACGTGCATCATTTCAGCCGCCGAGCCAAACTCGTTCAGCAGTCGCGCGGCGGGCGTCCTGAACACCTCGAGGCCTTCATGGATGAGCTGACGAAGGCAGGAACCATCCGACGGGCGACAGGCACGCGGGGTGATACCGATGGGCTTGCCCGCTTCCGCGCCGAGGTGCGGGAATTCGCGTGCAAGAGCGACGATCCCGTGATCGCAAAGCAGGGAACGTTTCCGCAGGGCGATACGCCTGAAAAGCGCGCATTCATACGTCGGCTCGGTGAGCGAGGCTGGCTGGGACTGGCATGGCCGCACAGTTACGGTGGCGCCGGTCTCGATGCGCGGTTCCAGCTGGTGTTGCAGCAGGAACTGGAGTACTACAGCTTGCCCAGTGCGTCCATCGAGGTCGGGATGGTCGGTCCGACCTTGTTGAGGCATGGGTCAGATGAGCTCAAGAAGGAGTTTCTTTCCCGGATCACCCGGGGTGAGCTCAACGTCGCACTCGGGTACTCGGAGCCCAATGCCGGTTCAGACTTGGCAGCCTTGTCGTTGCGTGCCGAACGCAAGGGCGACGAATATGTCTTGAACGGGCAGAAGATGTACACGAGCGCTGCACATTTCGCCGACGTCATCTGGCTGGCCTGCCGCACGGGTGGGCCTGGCTCAGGTCATCGTGGTATCTCCATTCTCATCGTCGACGCCGACGCGCCGGGCATTTCGATCAGTGAGCTCGCCACCCTGGGCACCCACCGCACGAACGTGGTGTACTTCGACGATGTTCACGTTCCGGTTGCGCGCCGCGTGGGAGCCGAGAACGAAGGCTGGCGCTACATCATGGAGGCCCTGGATCTGGAACGCCTCACCGGCTTTCCGACCGGCGGGTTCTTGCGCGACACCGACCGACTGATCGAGTGGTACTCGGAGAACGCCGGTGCGCGAACACCTGAGGTTCGCAGGCGAATCGCCGAGATCGCCCTTCGGTCCCTCGGTGCGTTCAGCCACGCCGAGCATGCGATGGACGTCCTGGCCCAACACGGTGTTCCGACCGCCGACGCGACGATGCTGAAAGTCGCCGTCACCGAGGCCCGGCAAGAGCACGCTGACGCATTTCTCGCCCTGATGGGGCCTCGAGCACTACTGCGCGGTGAGAATGGGATCCTGGCAGGACATTTCGAAGAAGTGTGGCGAGACGAAATCATTACCACGATCGCCGGCGGTGCAAACGAGATTCAACGCAACATCATTGCGCAGCGCCTTCTGGGGCTGCCGCGGCAATGA
- a CDS encoding SRPBCC family protein, translated as MKVDVSREVNCPQQIAFEYYSDRDADAEWWAGTLSSTVVSEVRGGVGEKSRQLQTIPGLPFRYEIEIEIVAWDPPHRWREVSRSGLCRYDVWYEVERLDEMRSRVRLHGDCELMGWFRLLKPIADRALTRLTEQNFDRLQARLNQLAS; from the coding sequence ATGAAGGTCGATGTCAGCCGAGAGGTCAACTGCCCCCAGCAGATTGCCTTCGAGTACTACTCCGACCGTGACGCTGACGCGGAATGGTGGGCCGGAACGCTGTCGTCGACCGTCGTCTCTGAAGTTCGAGGCGGGGTAGGCGAAAAGAGCCGCCAGCTCCAGACGATTCCTGGACTGCCGTTCAGATACGAGATCGAGATCGAGATTGTCGCCTGGGACCCTCCGCACCGGTGGCGCGAAGTATCGCGGTCTGGCCTTTGCCGATACGACGTGTGGTACGAGGTCGAGCGGCTAGACGAAATGCGGAGTCGAGTACGGCTGCATGGCGACTGCGAACTGATGGGGTGGTTCAGGCTGCTCAAGCCGATCGCCGACCGGGCACTGACAAGGCTCACCGAGCAGAACTTCGATCGGTTGCAGGCCAGACTCAACCAGCTAGCCTCCTAG
- a CDS encoding SDR family NAD(P)-dependent oxidoreductase, which translates to MDRFTGKVAIVTGGGSGIGEATARRLAAEGALVVVADVIAERCEAVAKSIVADGGVAAAKTVDVTSRATVDDLVESTLDTHGQLDVMVNNAGLGSIGPLTLLSDETLDNLLNINIKGVVHGTAAAGRVMQGSNTGGAIVNTSSAAATFGSPFQAVYSATKGAVLSLTRSAAMEFAPTIRVNAVCPGGVRTRFMAAATGMDVPPEMDEVAGKVHPLGRMGEAHEIASAIAFLASADATFITGVGLPVDGGMTAGALIDLG; encoded by the coding sequence GTGGACCGATTCACCGGAAAGGTCGCCATCGTTACCGGCGGCGGTTCTGGAATAGGCGAGGCGACGGCACGCCGGCTTGCCGCAGAGGGCGCACTGGTGGTGGTCGCAGATGTGATAGCCGAACGCTGTGAAGCGGTCGCGAAGTCGATCGTCGCGGACGGTGGCGTCGCCGCCGCGAAGACGGTCGACGTGACTTCGCGCGCCACCGTCGACGACTTGGTCGAATCGACTCTCGATACACACGGGCAACTCGACGTCATGGTGAACAACGCGGGGTTGGGGTCAATAGGACCATTGACCTTGCTGAGCGACGAGACACTCGACAACCTGTTGAACATCAACATCAAGGGCGTCGTGCATGGCACCGCAGCTGCGGGACGGGTCATGCAGGGCTCGAACACAGGCGGGGCGATCGTCAATACCTCCTCGGCCGCCGCAACGTTCGGATCGCCGTTTCAAGCCGTCTACTCGGCGACGAAAGGTGCCGTTCTCTCGCTCACCCGATCGGCGGCGATGGAGTTCGCTCCGACGATCAGGGTCAACGCTGTCTGCCCGGGCGGTGTTCGGACGCGGTTCATGGCAGCGGCGACAGGCATGGACGTGCCGCCCGAGATGGACGAGGTAGCCGGCAAGGTGCACCCGCTCGGGCGGATGGGTGAGGCACACGAAATCGCCTCAGCCATCGCATTTCTCGCATCTGCCGATGCTACCTTTATCACCGGCGTTGGTTTGCCCGTCGACGGTGGTATGACCGCTGGGGCACTTATCGATCTGGGTTGA
- a CDS encoding alpha/beta fold hydrolase, which produces MTDQLRVTTADGLSLVAQAEGDEAALKVVLIGGTAQVASLWAGVAAGLADSYRIITFDGRDVGDSDRASTSYSTDTLAADAIAVLDAFGGGAAAFAGISLGGCVALQVARLYPERVWAVATGSCWARTDQHLQNQFKFWIDLNENHGFGLVFRLMSFMAFSVETQQVMGDMSGLAAAVEAGTDADAFRRQVEADLSHNLTDDELAEIRAPLLAMWGDQDLIVPRRYAEQLAAAVPNAELVGLAPVSHSMMVDHPEQFIGNVRSWLDKHRDASPVVSDTGV; this is translated from the coding sequence ATGACAGATCAGCTTCGGGTGACCACCGCTGACGGGCTCTCGCTGGTCGCGCAGGCTGAAGGTGACGAAGCTGCGCTGAAAGTCGTCTTGATCGGCGGAACCGCCCAAGTGGCGTCGCTGTGGGCGGGCGTCGCGGCGGGCCTCGCTGACTCCTACCGAATCATCACCTTCGACGGGCGTGATGTCGGTGACTCGGATCGAGCATCGACGAGCTACTCAACCGACACCCTGGCCGCAGATGCGATCGCGGTACTCGATGCCTTCGGCGGAGGCGCAGCGGCATTCGCTGGAATCTCCCTCGGAGGTTGCGTTGCCCTGCAAGTGGCGAGGCTCTACCCCGAACGTGTCTGGGCCGTAGCGACGGGGTCGTGCTGGGCGCGCACAGATCAGCATTTGCAGAACCAATTCAAGTTTTGGATCGACCTCAACGAGAACCACGGGTTCGGACTGGTGTTCCGCTTGATGTCGTTCATGGCTTTCTCCGTTGAAACCCAGCAGGTGATGGGGGATATGAGCGGGCTTGCCGCAGCAGTCGAAGCGGGCACGGACGCTGATGCATTTCGCAGGCAAGTTGAGGCTGATCTGTCGCACAATCTAACCGACGATGAACTTGCCGAGATTCGAGCGCCGTTGCTGGCGATGTGGGGTGACCAAGATTTGATCGTGCCTCGTCGATACGCCGAGCAACTCGCGGCAGCCGTGCCCAACGCGGAACTGGTCGGGCTCGCCCCGGTGAGTCATTCCATGATGGTGGACCATCCTGAGCAGTTCATCGGCAATGTGCGCTCCTGGCTGGACAAACACCGGGATGCGAGCCCGGTGGTGTCGGATACCGGGGTATGA
- a CDS encoding class I adenylate-forming enzyme family protein, which translates to MNVAKRLEAAAQKWSGRTALIFEQGAGTWTYAELDWRASRVASALDRLGVKRGDRLAIFLTNTPDHVAIWFGALKAGVVVVDMNIVLGDEEWRYIVADCTPALIVTSPVFTERVTHLGDELGIPVIEQGELWRTDAEPPSTTSVDVDDEELAVIAYTSGTTGLPKGVMHCHQRLDLAIELMGEVRSIGVDDVVPTFLPLFPLHANLSQAGNAIACGASLLLMEKFDPESFTELSRRLRISAGTVVPAIIAAMLAMPEQNQPRFADGARLSVGGAPLAPATREAFENRFSVHLCQGFGSTEIMGAIAMEREDRKAPWGSCGELWPGLAENGLVRVVDDRGKDVAPGETGEFLVHRDRALLGYWNSPQLTEEAFIDRNWFRTGDVGRIDEEGFVYLLDRKKDMIIRGGFNIYTAEIERVLAENPVVAEAHVVGVPDAVLGEVPKAYVVLNPNVSADGELAEKLMEHVRDRLGRLKVVDHVVFIDAAALPRNAMGKVLKRELRAQQDVTRTS; encoded by the coding sequence ATGAACGTCGCGAAAAGGCTTGAGGCCGCGGCGCAGAAGTGGTCCGGGCGCACGGCGCTGATCTTCGAGCAAGGCGCCGGGACTTGGACGTACGCCGAACTCGACTGGCGCGCTTCCCGGGTCGCATCCGCGCTGGACCGGCTCGGCGTCAAACGCGGTGATCGGCTGGCAATTTTTCTGACCAATACCCCCGATCATGTCGCGATCTGGTTCGGTGCGCTCAAGGCCGGCGTCGTGGTCGTTGACATGAACATCGTTCTCGGCGACGAAGAGTGGCGCTACATCGTGGCGGACTGTACCCCCGCGCTGATCGTGACGTCCCCCGTGTTCACCGAACGAGTCACACATCTAGGCGATGAGCTGGGCATACCGGTGATCGAGCAAGGGGAGCTGTGGCGCACTGACGCAGAACCGCCATCCACCACCAGCGTCGACGTCGACGACGAGGAGTTGGCGGTGATCGCCTACACCAGCGGGACCACCGGCCTGCCGAAAGGTGTCATGCACTGCCACCAGCGGCTCGATCTCGCGATCGAGCTGATGGGCGAGGTCCGCTCGATAGGGGTGGATGATGTCGTCCCGACATTCCTGCCGCTGTTTCCTTTGCACGCCAACCTGTCACAGGCCGGAAATGCCATCGCATGTGGCGCCTCGCTGCTGTTGATGGAGAAGTTCGACCCGGAATCGTTTACGGAACTGTCACGGCGACTGCGCATCTCGGCGGGTACGGTGGTGCCCGCCATCATCGCCGCCATGCTGGCAATGCCGGAGCAAAATCAGCCGAGATTCGCCGATGGCGCGCGGTTGAGCGTGGGCGGAGCCCCGCTCGCGCCGGCGACCAGAGAAGCTTTCGAGAACCGATTCTCGGTACATCTGTGTCAAGGCTTCGGCTCCACGGAGATCATGGGCGCCATTGCGATGGAGCGCGAAGACCGCAAGGCGCCGTGGGGGAGTTGCGGTGAGCTCTGGCCAGGCCTGGCCGAGAACGGATTGGTCCGGGTCGTCGACGACCGCGGTAAAGATGTGGCACCGGGCGAAACCGGCGAGTTCTTGGTGCACCGCGACAGGGCACTCCTCGGATACTGGAATTCGCCGCAGCTGACCGAAGAGGCATTCATCGACCGGAACTGGTTCCGGACGGGTGACGTCGGACGGATCGACGAAGAGGGCTTCGTTTACCTGCTCGACCGCAAGAAGGACATGATCATCCGTGGTGGCTTCAACATCTATACCGCCGAGATCGAGCGTGTTCTCGCCGAGAACCCTGTCGTCGCCGAGGCACATGTAGTTGGTGTGCCCGACGCTGTTCTCGGGGAGGTGCCCAAGGCGTATGTGGTCTTGAACCCGAACGTTTCGGCCGACGGGGAACTCGCTGAGAAGTTGATGGAACACGTCCGCGATCGTTTGGGAAGGTTGAAGGTGGTGGACCACGTCGTGTTCATCGACGCGGCTGCGTTGCCACGTAACGCCATGGGCAAGGTGCTGAAACGCGAGCTGCGCGCGCAGCAAGACGTGACGCGGACGTCCTGA
- a CDS encoding SDR family NAD(P)-dependent oxidoreductase, whose translation MTDLTGRVAVVSGAGRGIGRAHALHLARLGAAVVVNDIGVGVNGAETAENPASDVVAEISRAGGRATASTDSVATADGGGAIVDLALREYGRLDIVIHNAGIIGAGPVATQPWEDIEAVMAVHLHGAYHLIRAAWPTMAAANFGRIVLTSSGAIFGHPLAHAYAAAKAGIIGLTKSLALEAEAAGIDIKINALAPIGATRMARDEQKSRWGELMDPDAVSAVAAYLASPQCRVSGEAFHGGGGHVSRIVLGIGRGWAKGEPGITAGDIATHLTEVMDLRGLAIPKTTNEMTDFLYQVATGRSATLSGAEIIPTEARGAKAES comes from the coding sequence ATGACCGATCTGACGGGTCGGGTCGCTGTTGTCAGTGGGGCGGGACGTGGCATCGGTCGCGCGCATGCCTTGCATCTCGCCCGACTGGGCGCTGCCGTAGTGGTCAACGACATCGGTGTCGGTGTCAACGGGGCCGAAACGGCTGAGAACCCAGCGTCGGATGTGGTGGCCGAGATCTCCCGTGCGGGAGGTAGAGCGACAGCCTCCACGGATTCGGTCGCGACCGCCGACGGCGGTGGCGCGATCGTCGACCTTGCGCTGAGGGAATACGGCCGGCTGGACATCGTCATCCACAACGCTGGAATCATCGGTGCCGGACCGGTGGCAACCCAGCCGTGGGAAGACATCGAAGCCGTGATGGCGGTGCACCTGCACGGCGCCTATCACCTGATAAGGGCGGCGTGGCCGACGATGGCGGCGGCGAACTTCGGCCGCATCGTGCTGACAAGCTCGGGCGCGATCTTCGGTCATCCGTTGGCGCACGCCTACGCCGCGGCCAAGGCCGGAATCATCGGTCTGACCAAGTCGTTGGCGCTCGAAGCGGAAGCCGCCGGGATAGATATCAAGATCAACGCGCTCGCACCGATCGGTGCTACCCGGATGGCGCGAGATGAGCAGAAGTCTCGATGGGGCGAGTTGATGGACCCCGACGCCGTTTCTGCGGTCGCGGCCTACCTGGCCAGCCCGCAGTGTCGGGTGTCCGGCGAAGCGTTTCATGGCGGTGGCGGTCACGTCAGCCGAATCGTCCTAGGAATTGGACGGGGGTGGGCGAAAGGCGAACCGGGGATCACCGCCGGTGACATCGCCACGCATCTGACCGAGGTGATGGACCTTCGAGGCCTTGCGATACCGAAGACCACCAACGAGATGACCGACTTCCTCTACCAGGTCGCCACGGGCAGGAGCGCCACATTGAGTGGCGCCGAGATCATTCCGACGGAGGCCCGCGGCGCGAAGGCAGAAAGTTAG
- a CDS encoding cyclase family protein, with protein MLDELELKPPRAGAPELSNWGVFGDDDELGTLNYLTHDAVLRGSACVRQGRTYPLNLPVNLPSNRPIGRPEHHKTAHLHNLEFAGVVVNDDHIVLATQGSTQWDSLVHTGAVEAGVEGVFYNGVRPEDIDSDGYAHRNGIDKFAARGIAGRGLLLDVARMVADGADDPLPSDFLITEAEVEECLRYQQCQMLPGDIVCFRTGWVETYLDADEAGRAELMTPVGETFAPAAPGISADLAPLAHGQRWAAVTADNLAVEISPFQPDNARSAHVRMQRNLGLPFGELFDFRDLAIACSADRRYDFFFVSQPLYIPGGMGSPANAMAIR; from the coding sequence ATGCTCGATGAACTGGAGCTCAAGCCCCCGCGCGCCGGCGCCCCCGAGCTGTCCAACTGGGGGGTTTTCGGAGACGATGACGAGCTCGGCACGCTCAACTATCTCACCCATGATGCCGTGCTTCGAGGATCCGCTTGTGTGCGCCAGGGCCGCACCTACCCGTTGAACCTTCCGGTCAACCTGCCCAGCAATCGACCTATCGGTCGCCCTGAGCACCACAAGACCGCGCACCTACATAATCTCGAGTTCGCCGGCGTCGTCGTCAACGACGATCACATCGTGCTTGCCACCCAGGGTTCCACGCAGTGGGACTCCCTCGTTCATACCGGAGCGGTCGAAGCCGGGGTGGAAGGTGTCTTCTACAACGGGGTTCGACCCGAAGACATCGATTCTGACGGCTATGCCCACCGAAACGGCATCGACAAGTTCGCCGCGCGAGGCATCGCAGGTCGAGGTCTGCTGCTCGACGTCGCCCGCATGGTCGCCGATGGTGCAGACGATCCCCTCCCATCGGATTTCCTCATCACCGAAGCCGAGGTGGAGGAATGCTTGCGTTATCAACAGTGTCAGATGTTGCCGGGCGACATCGTCTGCTTCCGAACCGGTTGGGTAGAAACCTATCTCGATGCCGACGAAGCCGGCCGAGCGGAACTGATGACACCCGTCGGCGAAACCTTTGCACCGGCCGCGCCAGGCATTTCCGCTGATTTGGCCCCCCTGGCTCACGGCCAGCGGTGGGCTGCGGTCACGGCCGACAACCTGGCGGTCGAGATTTCACCCTTTCAGCCCGACAATGCCAGATCTGCTCACGTACGAATGCAACGAAACCTCGGCTTGCCGTTCGGGGAGCTGTTCGACTTCCGCGACCTCGCCATCGCCTGTTCGGCAGACCGAAGGTATGACTTCTTCTTCGTGTCTCAACCGCTGTACATCCCAGGCGGAATGGGCTCGCCAGCCAACGCCATGGCGATCCGGTGA
- a CDS encoding LexA family protein, with protein MYDHQMSIRAARQPLTTRQRFVLRYLRRHAAAHGYCPSHTEVSEACGLGGSSGAHRILSVLEARGYVRRLGGKSRGLELTYPEIGPLAQGSAESFVLTAVTSFQRAVRHRLLRTSLEADLDDNTMTTMLADATARNRFLARYAVEADELQAHLAAESFKDLLDQVGGTSTWPEFVVDHAVFNEGSVAGASQLLATLPQLEPALLDIIDISDTSLRSCRRWLADVLAMPGVDARRLQRRALLMEHVSRLAANIVAGQLQQDRALGVAWGNDPLHRLLSPPSDPADA; from the coding sequence ATGTATGATCATCAGATGAGTATTCGCGCCGCCAGGCAGCCCCTGACGACTCGACAACGGTTCGTCCTGAGGTACTTACGGCGTCATGCCGCAGCCCACGGATACTGCCCAAGCCATACCGAAGTATCGGAGGCATGCGGCTTGGGCGGCTCCTCTGGCGCACATCGCATCCTGTCGGTTCTCGAAGCACGCGGATACGTGCGCAGGCTCGGCGGCAAGAGCCGCGGACTCGAACTGACCTACCCGGAGATCGGCCCACTCGCGCAGGGTTCTGCGGAGTCTTTTGTGCTGACAGCTGTGACATCGTTCCAACGCGCGGTTCGTCATCGACTACTGCGGACCTCGCTGGAGGCCGACCTCGACGACAACACCATGACGACGATGCTCGCAGATGCAACCGCCCGCAACAGGTTTCTAGCCAGATACGCAGTGGAGGCCGATGAACTGCAGGCTCATCTCGCCGCCGAGTCGTTCAAGGATCTCTTGGATCAGGTTGGGGGAACGAGTACTTGGCCCGAATTTGTCGTCGACCACGCGGTGTTCAACGAAGGATCGGTGGCCGGAGCCAGCCAGCTGCTGGCCACTCTGCCGCAACTCGAGCCCGCTCTCCTCGACATCATCGACATCAGTGACACGTCACTTCGTAGCTGCCGGCGCTGGCTCGCCGATGTCCTCGCCATGCCGGGTGTCGACGCTCGTCGTCTGCAGCGGCGGGCGCTGCTGATGGAACATGTGTCACGTCTGGCTGCGAACATCGTCGCAGGGCAACTGCAACAGGACCGGGCCCTTGGTGTCGCGTGGGGCAACGACCCCTTGCATAGGTTGCTGAGCCCGCCCTCCGATCCTGCCGACGCGTAG